In a single window of the Apteryx mantelli isolate bAptMan1 chromosome 11, bAptMan1.hap1, whole genome shotgun sequence genome:
- the LOC136992949 gene encoding olfactory receptor 6P1-like produces MDFVLLGIGNVPSLQTPLFILLFMIYLVTMVGNILIVVLVVADWHLHTPMYFFLSNLSSLEICYSSTILPQLLVSFLTGDRTIAAQGCIVQFYFFASFVVTECYLLAVMSYDRYLAICQPLLYASLMTWKVSLQLAAVSWLVGLLISTVVISFISELKFCGPKAIDHFFCDFKPLLELACSDTSMLTLVTFFLSFLDLVFPFLFTLASYVCIIAAILRIPSSVGRQKAFSTCSSHLTVVNVFYGTLIIVYMLPRTPQLRQLNKVFSFSYTVLTPLVNPLIYSLRNREVREALRKALRKALVCTQNS; encoded by the coding sequence ATGGATTTTGTCCTGCTGGGAATTGGGAATGTCCCCTCGCTCCAGACGCCACTCTTCATCCTCTTGTTTATGATCTACTTGGTAACAATggttgggaacatcctcattgttGTGTTGGTGGTGGCAGACTGgcacctgcacacccccatgtacttcttcctcagcaatCTCTCGTCGTTGGAgatctgctacagctccaccatcctacCCCAGCTGCTGGTcagcttcctgactggggacaggaccatcgctgctcagggctgtattgtacaattctatttttttgcctcttttgtgGTTACCgagtgttacctgctggcagtcatgtcctatgatcggtacttggccatatgccagcccctgctctatgcaagcctcatgacctggaaggtctctctacagctggcagcagtgtcttggctagtGGGATTGCTAATCTCTACAGTAGTCATTTCTTTCATATCTGAGTTGAAGTTCTGTGGCCCCAAGGcaattgaccacttcttctgtgattttaaacCATTGCTGGAGCTCGCCTGCAGTGATACCAGTATGCTTACACTAGTAACTTTCTTCCTATCTTTCCTGGATTTAGTCTTCCCCTTCCTGTTCACGCTGGCCTCCTAtgtgtgcatcatagctgccatcctgaggatcccgtccagtgtgggcaggcagaaggccttctccacctgctcctctcacctcactgtTGTCaatgttttctatggcaccctcatcattgtctacatgctgcccagaaccccccagctgaggcagctcaacaaagtgttctccttttccTACACCGTCCTCACACCtctggtcaatcccctcatctacagcctgcggaacagggaggtcagggaggccctgaggaaagcactcaggaaagctctaGTCTGCACCCAGAACTCATAG
- the LOC136992948 gene encoding olfactory receptor 14A16-like — protein sequence MLKRPSTRVPHAQWEPMSNSSSLNEFLLLAFADTQELQLLHFSLFLGIYLAALLGNGLIITAVACDHRLHTPMYFFLLNLSLLDLGTVSTTVPKSMANSLWDTRAISYLACAAQVFFFFFLCSAEYSVLTVVAYARFVAIGKPLHYGTLMGSRACVKMAAAVWASAFLNALLHTGNTFSILLCQGNTVDQFFCEVPQILKLSCSDSDLREVGLIVVSASLGFGCFIFTVLYYVQIFMAVLRIPSEQGWHKAFSMCLPHLAVVSLFVSTDLFAYLKPPSLSSPSLDLMLAILYLVVPPAMNPLIYSMRNKELKDALKKLVQWVQCQHQ from the exons atgctgaaaagacctTCCACAAG AGTCCCTCATGCCCAGtgggagccaatgtccaacagcagctccctgaatgagttcctcctccttgCATTCgcagacacgcaggagctgcagctcttgcacttctcactcttcctgggcatctacctggctgccctcctgggcaacggcctcatcattacagccgtagcctgcgaccaccgcctccacacccccatgtacttcttcctcctcaacctctccctccttgaccttggcactgtctccaccactgtccccaaatccatggccaattccctgtgggacaccagggccatttcctacttggcatgtgctgctcaggtctttttcttcttttttttatgctcagcagagtattctGTCCTCACTGTCGTGGCCTATGCCCGCTTTGTTGCCATcggcaaacccctgcactatgggaccctcatgggcagcagggcttgtgtcaaaatggcagcagctgtctgggccagtgcttttctcaatgctctcctgcacactgggaacacattttcaattctactctgccaaggcaacactgtggaccagttcttctgtgaagttccccagatcctgaagctctcctgctcagactccgacctcagggaagttgggcttattgtggttagtgccagtttaggctttgggtgtttcattttcactgtgctgtactatgtgcagatcttcatggctgtgctgagaatcccctctgagcagggctggcacaaagccttttccatgtgcctgcctcacctggccgtggtctccctgtttgtcagcactgacctgtttgcctacctgaagcccccctccctctcctccccaagtCTGGATCTGATGCTGGCCATTCTGTacttggtggtgcctccagcaatgaaccctctcatctacagcatgaggaacaaggagctcaaggatgcactgaagaaactcgttcagtgggtacaatgtcagcaccagtaa